Within Kutzneria chonburiensis, the genomic segment GACGTCCTCAAGAGCGACAAGCCGGTGCTCGTCGACTTCTGGGCGACGTGGTGCGGCCCGTGCAAGATGGTCGCGCCGGTGCTGGAGGAGATCGCCGGCGAGCACGCCGACAAGCTGACCGTGGCCAAGCTCGACATCGACGCCAACCCGGACATCGCCCGCAAGTACCAGATCATGTCGGTGCCGACCATGATGCTGTTCCAGGGCGGCGAGCCGGTGAAGCAGATCGTCGGCGCCAAGCCGAAGGCCGCGATGCTGGCGGAGCTCTCCCAGGTGCTGTGACACGCCGCGAGGCAACCCTTTCGAGTGGCCCGTGCGTCTTACCCTTCGACGCACGGGCCGCCGCTCGTCTTGGGCCGTTCGGACCATCTGCGTAATGGGCCGAACGCTCTGAGTAGCCCCGTTCTGAGCATTGTCACGGACAGGGCACAATGAAGCGTCACACACCGCGCCGGAGGTATCCGGCGCCCTAGACGAGCGAGGGTGTATGCAGGTTCTCCGTCGCGGTGACGTCGGTCCGGCGGTAGCCGAGATCAGGTCGACTCTCATCGCGCTGGGGCTGCTGTCCGGGAACCCGCAGGACGGCGACGTGGTCTTCGACGCCGAGGTGGAGCACGCGGTCCGCTCCTTCCAACAGCAGCGGGGCCTGATCACCGACGGTCTGGTCGGCCCGGCCACCTACGCGTCCCTGCGCGCCGCCACCTACCAGCTCGGCGACCGACCCCTGACCTACCTGGTGTCGCACCCGCTGACCGGCGACGACGTCGCCGCCCTGCAGGAGCGACTGCTGGAGCTGGGCTTCGACGCGGGCCGGCACACCGGCGTTTTCGACCAGCAGACCGAGTTGGCGCTGCGCAACTTCCAGCGCGAGTACGGCCTGACCACGGACGGCATCTGCGGCGCCGAGACGGTGCGCGCGCTGCGCCAGCTGACGCCCAAGGTGCGCGGTGGCCGTCCGGTGCTGCTGCGTGAGCAGGAGCAGGTCCGCCGGGCCGGGCCGCGACTGCGCGGCAAGCGCATCGTGATCGACCCGGGCCACGGCGGCCGGGACCGTGGCGTGGTCGTCGGCACGCACAGCGAGGCCGACCTGGTGTGGGACCTGGCCCGCCGGCTGGAGGGCCGCATGCAGGCCACCGGCATGGAGGCGCTGCTGTCCCGCGGGCCCGACCAGTGCCCGCCGGAGAAGGAGCGGGCCCGGTTCGCCAACGAGGCCGGCGCCGACCTGATCCTGTCGCTGCACACCGACGCCAACGCCTCCCCGCAGGGCAGCGGCGTCGCCACGTTCCACTACGGCACCGGCAACGGCACCACCACGTCCACCGTCGGCGAGACGCTGGCCGG encodes:
- the trxA gene encoding thioredoxin; the protein is MAGNTVTVTDKSFDQDVLKSDKPVLVDFWATWCGPCKMVAPVLEEIAGEHADKLTVAKLDIDANPDIARKYQIMSVPTMMLFQGGEPVKQIVGAKPKAAMLAELSQVL
- a CDS encoding N-acetylmuramoyl-L-alanine amidase, with amino-acid sequence MQVLRRGDVGPAVAEIRSTLIALGLLSGNPQDGDVVFDAEVEHAVRSFQQQRGLITDGLVGPATYASLRAATYQLGDRPLTYLVSHPLTGDDVAALQERLLELGFDAGRHTGVFDQQTELALRNFQREYGLTTDGICGAETVRALRQLTPKVRGGRPVLLREQEQVRRAGPRLRGKRIVIDPGHGGRDRGVVVGTHSEADLVWDLARRLEGRMQATGMEALLSRGPDQCPPEKERARFANEAGADLILSLHTDANASPQGSGVATFHYGTGNGTTTSTVGETLAGFIQRELVARTGLPDCRTHGRTWDILRMTRCPAVRVEVGYLTNAGDRAKLADPAFRDTVAEGILVAVKRLYLLGENDQPTGTFTFADLIRHELAKAE